From Priestia aryabhattai:
AGACGCCGTGCCCCAAGTTAAAGATGTAACCAGGACTGGCCATCCCTTTATCTAAAATTTCTGTTACACGTTCTTCAATAACTTCCCATGGAGCTAACAAAATAGCAGGATCTAAGTTTCCTTGCAGTGTTTTTGTTAAGCCTAGTGCACGTGCTTCATCCAGCTGCGTTCGCCAGTCTAATCCCACTACATCCAGCGGCAGATCGTGCCATTCTTTTGCCAAATGACTTGCCCCTACTCCAAACATAATTAGCGGTACATTTTTTTCGCGCAAAGAGGTAAAAATTCGCTCCATAACAGGTTTTATAAAGTAACGATAATCTGCTACATTTAAAGCACCCACCCACGAATCAAAGATTTGAATGGCTTTTGCTCCAGCGTCAATTTGCGCTTTTACATATGTAATCGTCATATCTGCTAACTTATCCATTAGTGCAAACCATGCTTTAGGTTCCGTGTACATAAATGCTTTTGTTTTATTGTAGTTTTTTGAAGGTCCTCCTTCAATCATATAGCTTGCCACTGTAAAAGGAGCACCGGCAAAACCAATTAGAGGTACGTTTAACTGTTCAGTTGTTAACAACTGAATCGTATCTAATACATACGGAACATCTTCTTCCGGTGTAATTTCTCCTAGTTTTTCTACATCGCTTAAAGATTGAATTGGATTAGAAATTACGGGACCAATTCCTGACTTGATTTCAACATCCACTCCAATTGAAGGAAGCGGTGACATTATATCTTTATATAAAATAGCTGCATCCACTCCGTACTGTTCAACGGGCAGGCGTGTTACGTATGCCCCAAGCTCCGGCTGGTGAGTGATTTCAAATAGAGAGTACTTCTCTTTTAGCTTTCGGTATTCCGGCTGTGAACGCCCTGCTTGACGCATAAACCAAACCGGAACATGGTCCGTTTTTTCCCCTCTACAGGCTTTTAAAAAAGTATCGTTAAACGTTCCTTGACTCATAATTTCCACCTTTCTCGATTGTCTTCCATCCGTATTTTCTTCGATTAGACAGACAAGAATCAGCAAAGGAACATACCGGTTCCTCTACTGATTAAAGTTTCACGTTATATTCTCTACTTGTCACTATACCCATTTCTTTACGACTTGTATAGCCACCTGCTAAAAATGTCAAAAATTCGCCCTACTCTTCCTTTTTTTATTGAAAAAGAGCCGGTGTTACTTCGTTGGATTTTTTTCCTTTTTGTTTTGTTTGGGAATTGTAAGGAACTACATAATATGTAGGACCGTCGAGCAGATTCACATGCTCTTTTTCAAATGTTCCTTTTCCCTTCACTTTACCAATTACTTCAGCTTTATCTCCTTTTTTCTCATAAACATAATAAACAGCTCTTTTATCGGATGAAGGTGTCCACGATAAATTTACCGTTAGCAAACCAAATGGATGGAATGTTAATTCTTGTTTCAAGTCTTTAACCTGCTCTAAGCGTATTGGTTTTGGCAGATCTTTAACGCCTGCTGGCTTTTGAAATGCAGCTTCATCATAACCAGCTCTTGTTAGAATGTCTTTAAATAATAGAGTCGGATAAGAACTTCCTTTTGTTAAATAATGCTGATCATTTGTAGAATCATATCCCATCCACACGCTTCCTACGACATCTGGCGTATATCCGACAAACCAAGCATCTCTCGTGGCTCCTTTAACATTTGTATACGAAGTAGACCCTGTTTTTCCTGCTAACTCTCCTTTAAATTCTCCATTCTGTGCCGTTCCTTCTCTAACAACTCCTTGAAGCATTTTTGTCATATACCAAGCCGTCTGTTTTGAGAATGCTTGGTGAGTGTCGGGAACAGCTTTTGCAATCACTTTGCCATCTTTATCTTTTATTTCCTGAATGAAGTACGGTTGGATGTTTTCTCCGTTTTCAGCAAATGCCCGGTATGCTCCTGCTAATTGAAGCGGTGTAATTCCTTCTTTTAATCCTCCAAGAGCAATCGCAAGCCCTTTGTCTTCTAAAGGAATTCCTAGCTTTGTAAGATACTGCTTACTTGTTTCAACTCCCAGCTGATTCAATGTCCAGACAGCGGCTGCATTTTTAGAATCTTTCAGGGCATCGTACATCGTTACCTTTTTAGCATATTGACCGTCTACGTTTTTAGGTGTGTATCCCCCGTAGCTTCTCAGCTTGTCTTGCAGCAAAGAATAAGGCTTGAATTGACCTTCTTCTAATGCAGGGCCATATACCGCAATAGGTTTCATGGTAGACCCTGGCTGTCTTTTGACATTTACGCGATTGAGCGATTTCTGTACATAATCTCTTCCTCCCATAACAGATAAAACTCCTCCGCTTTTGTTATCGACTAATACAAAAGCACCTTGGGCACTATTATCTGTACCTGGAAAATAGCGATTTTCTTTCATCAGCTCGTATGCGGCCTCTTGTACTTTTATGCTCATCGGTACTTTGACCGTATAACCTCCGCGCAGAAGCTCATTGCTCGAAATGCTGTATTTCTTCTCTGCTTCTTGAATAACCATATCGATATAGGTTAAATACGCTGGGTTCTTAGCTCGTTCCTTTATGTTCAACCCCAGCGTTCTTCCTTGTAAACGGACATTTTTTTCAGCTGATAAATAACCTGCTTTTTGCATGGCATTTAACACAACATTTCTACGTTCTATACTTTTTTCTGGATGTAAAATAGGAGAATAAGAATTCGGTGCTTTTGGCAGTGCAGCGAGCAACGCACCTTCTTCTACCGTTAATTCGGAGACTTCTTTATTGAAGTAAAGCTTGGATGCAGCTTGGATTCCATAGGCTCCGTGTCCAAAGTATATTTGGTTCAAATACATTTCAAGCAGCTTTTGCTTACTGTAACGCTGCTCCAAGTTAATGGCAACCACTACTTCTTTTGTTTTTCTAAGCAGCGTTTTATCATTAGATAAAAACACATTTTTAGCCAGCTGCTGTGTCAAAGTACTTCCTCCTTCAACACTTTCTCCAGCCAATATGTCTCGGTATAATGCTCGACCAATAGATTTAAAATCGATTCCGTGGTGTTCATAAAAACGAACATCTTCAATTGAAATAAATGCTTGTTGTACATGCTTTGGAATCTTATCAATTGAAACCAAATCCCGATTTTTTACGTAGAGCTTTGTTAACTCGTCTCCATTTTCATCCACTAATCTCGTAGCCGAGTCCATGACAATCTTTTTCTCATCGATTACATAGTTTCCAAGAAACAAGATGATAATATATCCAATCAATCCTAATAGAAAAATTCCAACTAAGGCAGCAATTGCGTATAAGCCTTTTTTGTACATCGTGCCACCCCTTTTCTTCCGCTAAACTTTTGATAATATGGAAAACAACTTCATCAATGTTTTACTTTACCATCTTCATTAGAAGTTCACAATTTTTGAATTTTCGTGTGTAAAATTTTATAATTTTAGTATGATTTACAATTGTAAATTGTATGCAATTTCCAATTAGAAAGGAAGTATAATCCATGAAGATCTTTATTACTTACGGAACAGGCCCTTATCTTCAGAAGTTGATCGACGAACATCCAAGCGAACGTTTATTACTGCTTCACAAAGATGACGATCAATTTGCACTAGTTCACGAAACAGATGGAGATACAATTTTTAAAGAAGGACATGCTTATGAAGTATTAGATGCTTCTGGAGATCTTGCAGATAGCGGATTTGCTGTACTAAATAATATTTCAGTTACAGATGAAGGTCGCCCTTTGTTTGAACAGCGATTTAGCCAACGAGCTCGTTTAATCGAAAGTGAACCGGGCTTCTCAGCTATTCGTGTGCTTCGTCCACTGCAAAATGACACATACATTATCTTTACAGGGTGGAAAGATGAAAGTTCATTTAGCGATTGGCAGTCTTCAAAAGCCTATAATGAAGCACATAAAAAACGCGGTACGTCAGAAGGCGTGGATCAGCAGCCATCGATTTTCTCTCGCCCTTCTTATGTGACCTCATACCACGTAGTTAAATAAGCAAACATCCTCCTAGTAAGCGAGTATCACAATAGGCACAAACGTCATATTGTATACCACATCACCTATTGGGAGGAATTTTTATGGGCATAGAGCTTGGAGCTCTTCATTGGATGTATGTCCTTTTTATCGCCTTAATTATCGGCTTTATGATTATGCGGCGAGATACGAGTATTCTTTGTATACTCGGGATTTTTTTACTTTCCTTAACAGCCACCTCTTCGTTAAGCCACTCCGTCAGCGCTGTTTTTTCCAGCTTCATTTATGCCATTACAGAACTGCTTCCTACCATTTTAATTATTTCAATCATTGTATCCATGAGTAAAGTCTTAATGGCTACAGGAATAAATGAATCGATGATTTCACCTTTTGCTCGCCTCATTAAAACACCTGCTCTTGCCTATTGGGTTATCGGATTAGTTATGATGACCATCTCCTATTTTTTCTGGCCTTCTCCAGCTGTTGCTTTACTTGGAGCCGTGCTTTTACCAGTTGCCATCCGCGTAGGGCTTCCAGCTATAGGCGTAGCTGTAGCGATGAATTTATTCGGCCACGGCGTTGCGCTTTCAGGAGACTTTGTTATTCAAGCTGCCCCTAAACTAACGGCTGACGCAGCAGGACTTCCAGTTCACGAGGTTGTTCAAGCAAGTGTCCCTCTTGTCATTGTGATGGGAGTTGTTACAACGCTCTCTGCTTTTTACTTTCTAAAACAAGATATGAAGCACAATAAAATTCAGGCTCAACCGACAATTTTAACGAGCAGCTCTTCTGTCCAATCCACACCCCTTTCTTCTTCTATACGCCGTGCTTTAGCCATTGCGGTTCCACTTTTCTTTGCTATAGACGTATGGGCAATGTTCGTCCTTCATTTACAGGGAGGAGATGCGACTGCTCTCGTTGGAGGTACAGCTCTGTTTATTTTAGTGGTGGTTTCGCTTATTGCTCACAAAGGAAAAGGTCTCGAACAAACGACTTCCTACTTGATTGAAGGCTTACAGTTTGGTTTCAAAGTATTCGGACCCGTTATTCCGATTGCAGCTTTTTTCTATTTAGGAGATGTTGGATTCACAACAATCATTGGTGACTTTCTTCCAAAAGGATCACATGGACTTGTAAATGACCTAGGCGTTGCGCTTGCTTCAACTGTGCCGTTAACCGCACAAGTCGCTACTGTAACTATAACTGCGCTAGGAGCTATTACTGGATTAGATGGTTCAGGCTTTTCAGGCATTTCACTTGTAGGCTCTGTCTCTCATTTATTTGCATCTGCTTTAGGATCGGGCGCTGCCACGCTAACTGCTTTAGGGCAAATTGCTGCGATTTGGGTTGGGGGAGGCACCTTGATTCCGTGGGCGTTGATTCCAGCTGCTGCGATTTGCGGAGTCAGTCCGTTTGAACTCGCCAGACGCAATTTAAAACCTGTAGCGATTGGATTAGTCGTTACAACGATTGTCGCGATGTTCCTAGTTTAAACAAAAGCCCCCTTCTTTTTATGAAGGGGGGCCATATGTATATATTTTTTACATACCTTTTGGAAACTCTTTTTCTGCTGAAGGCTTTACATACGCATAAACAAGTGTGTAGAAGAAAATGCCTACAATAAGCCACATAAGTCCTAAGCTGTAGCCAGCTAAAACATCTGTTAAAAAATGTTCTCTTAATAGAATACGGCTCATCCCGATTAATAAAATGATTAAAGTAATTGCACGCTGATACCACTTGGCTAACTTTTGATTGTTCATATGCTTGGTCAGAAAAAAGATAATCAGACCGTAGAGAAGAATTCCCATCATCGCATGACTGCTTGGAAAACTGTCGCCTTCGATGCCTTCAAGAGGACGTCCTCGTTCTACCGCATCTTTAACTGCTTTATTAATAATATCACCGCTTAAAATAAGTAAAAATGCCGATATCATGCCGATATAGTCCTTTTTGAAAAATAAAAAAACGATAAGTACAGCTAAAAGAACAATAATCATCACCTTTGAAGCTAAAAAAGACAGGCCGTGAAAAACAGATGACGTTGACTGAAGAATGATGCTACTCTCTATAGCTGACACAAGCCAATAATCTCCTTGAAAAGAATCTGTCGAGACAGCAAACAACACTCCTAAAAAAACGAGACCCGCAATCCCAAACATCCATACCATTTTTTTGTACAGGGATACAGTTTGTGAATCTACCATATGGTTACCTCCTATTATCTCATGAGAAAATTGGTAAAAAACTCATTCTTTATCCCTATTTCTCACCTTATGTATCTATTATGTATATAAAATATTTCATGATTCAATTACTTTTTTCAATAACAACGCTTACATTCTTTTCTTTTTTATAGATAATGATATAATGATTAAAATGTCAAAAAATTCAAAACTTTATTCAACTTATACAGAAAGGATATGGTTATGTGAATTCCAAGCTACATACTTTACTTGAAGAAAAATTTGATGAAATGGTTCAAATTCGCCGATATCTGCATCAGTATCCAGAACCGTCTTTTAAAGAATTTCAAACCGCTGCCTACATTCGGTCTTTTTATGACAAAATCGGTATTTCTTACCAAGCCAGTGTCGGAGGAAACGGTATTGTAGCAAACATTCAAGGAGGAAACCCTGGTCCTACTGTAGCTTTGAGAGCCGACTTTGATGCCCTTCCTATTCAAGATGAAAAAGATGTACCATATCAATCCACTGTTCCGGGTGTGATGCATGCATGTGGTCACGATGGTCATACGGCTACTCTTTTAGTCCTTGCTAAAGCTCTTTTTGAAATAAGAGATTCTCTTTGTGGTAAAATCGTCTTCATTCATCAGCATGCCGAAGAATACGCTCCTGGAGGAGCCAAGTCCATGATTGAGGACGGATGCTTAGACGGTGTGGACGCGATATTCGGAACGCATTTATGGTCATTAACTCCGACTGGTGTTGTTCAATATCGAACGGGCCCTATTATGGCTGCTGCTGATCGCTTTGAAATTACGATTAAAGGAGCAGGCGGACACGGTGCACAGCCCCACAAAACAAAAGATTCAATCGTCATCGCCTCTCAGCTTGTTGTTAATTTACAGCAAATTGTGAGCAGACGTGTAAATCCAATTGATTCAGCGGTTGTGAGCATAGGTTCTTTTGTAGCGGAAAATGCATTTAATATTATTGCCGATTCTGCTCGACTAATTGGAACGGTAAGAACATTTAACGAAGATGTACGAAATGATGTCGAAAAAGAAATCGAACGAATTGTCAAAGGTACATGCTTAACAGCGGATGCTTCTTATGAACTGAATTATACGCGCGGCTATCCTTCCGTCGTAAACCACCCGGAAGAAACGGCCTTTCTTGCTTCTGTTGCTTCTCAAACCGATGAGGTTCATACAGTCGAAGAAACGGAGCCTCACATGACTGGGGAAGATTTCTCTTATTATTTGCAGCATATTAAAGGGACGTTCTTTTTTACCGGGGCTCAGCCAGAAGGTGTAGATGCTCCTTATCCTCATCATCACCCTAAGTTTGATTTTAACGAAAAAGCAATGCTTATCGCAGCTAAAACGCTTGGTACGGCTGCTGTTGAGTATTTAAGAGAACATGCTCCTTCTAAAAATTCTAAAAACGTCATAAAAGCTAATTAATCATTCAGCAAGCATTTGTCCAGATAAGCAGACGAGTGCTTGTTGTTTTATTTTAGGAAACTTTTTCTCACTTAAAACGTAGTATTTATATCGAATGAAATGAGGTGACTTTTGTGAATACGTATGAAGAAAAAGTGTTACAAGAAGCTGAACACTGGAAATTTAGCATGTTGAAGCGACCTTCTAAATTTCAACGTACCGCAAAATCTTTACAATTTAAAATAAATGAAAAAATTCCTGTTAAAGTCCATATGATTATGACTGAAAGCATAAAAAAAATGGTTGAAACCACGCTTGTTGGATCCGATTTCACCACTAAAAAAAGAGATGTTAGCGGTCTTTCGTTTGAAGAAAAAGAGAAAAAGATTTTGGAGCTCATACCTAAATACAAAAAAACTGCTGCTGTAGAAGGAGCTGGTACTGGTGCAGGCGGCCTCCTTTTAGGTGCAGCAGATTTCCCGCTTCTTCTTTCCATTAAAATGAAGTGCTTATTTGACATTGCTGCTACGTATGGTTTTGACGTAAAAGAAAAAGAAGAGCGAATTTATATGCTGTATATTTTTCATCTTGCCTTTTGCAGCGAAGACCATAGAACTAAGCTCCTCGAAGTAGTAGAAAACTGGGAGAAAAAGAAAGAGGAACTTCTTGAGCTTGATTGGAAAGCTTTTCAACAAGAATACCGCGATTACATTGATGTTGTGAAAATGTTTCAGCTGATGCCGGGAATTGGAGCTTTCGTAGGTGCGTATGCCAATTATCAGCTTCTTGATCATCTCACAAAAGTAGCGATGAACGTCTATCGCTTTCGGATATTATCTTCGTCTCAAAAGTAGTCTAAAAACGTAAAAAAAGCTCCAAATGGAGCTTTTTTTTTACGTTAATTTTTTATTTACATATGCCTTTACAAATAATTGAATAAATATAGCACCTGCTGCCGTGGAAAGCAGTGCGGCAACTATATTAGAAAAAGCCACCACTATGGCGAGCACAAAAATTTGTACATACAGCGCTTTTTTCCATACGTCCAAAAATGCACTTTTTCGCTCTTTAGCTTCAACCGGATAAAGAGAAAGCCATAAAATCTGCTTGTGCTGTTTCCAAAGCGGGAGTAATTGAAAACCCGTCATGTATACGACAAATAAAACAACCACTATATTGCCGTATTGAAACGGCGCAGCTACAATTAAAAATCCGCCAATGACAGTTAAGCGAACGAGCAGACTTAAATAATCTCCTGATCGCAAAAATGTTCTGGTGTACAAGTAATGGTAAGTGGCACTTTGACGAAATCGAATACGTGTTAATAGCCAATCTAAATATCTACGGCGTTTGATTCGCTCTTTTACCTGAGGGACGTCTGTAAATAAATTAGCTAATCGATAAAAATAGCCCATGCGCTTTTCTTCTAAGTCAATTAGCTTTTCCCATTTAATCGGCTTTCTTTTTGTAAGGGAGCGATAATAAATGGCTAGAGCAATTATAATCACCGCTACAATTCCTGTAAAGAATACGTATGCATGCGAAAATAAGAAATACGTAAAAACCGCGTTCAAGAAAAACCTGACGATATAATCTGTCCACTTCGCCCACTTTTCTTCAAACCATACGGCCCACCAAGACATGCCTAAGTTTACAACTTTCAGGATGAGTAATAGCAGAAAAAACACAAAAACGTTTGAGTAAGAATCATGCATTACTTTTACATGAAGAGGCGCTGCTGCACCCGTTGCAAATAATAAAATATAAAGCTGAATCGTAAAGGTAAACCAAAAAGATTTTTTAAAATAAGGCTGCAGCTTCGTCTCCAAAGGAAGTAAAAAGACTAAATCAGGTCGTTTTAAAAACGTTTGAATTTGACCCATTGTTAAAATCAATCCCATTAGGATTGCAATCACTACAGCCGAAGGAAACGCAGGTGTTAGTGTACTCAACCACTGTTGATAATAGTAGGCCAAACCGCCAATCGCAAAAATTAACACTAATTTAATGTGGTCATTTAAGATATATTTTGTATATCTTCTTACATCCACTAAATACTGCTGAAATCGTTGCTTCCATAATGCATCAATCTTACTCATAGCCTTCTTCCTTTGTTAATTCAATATAAATTTCATCAAGAGTAGCATTGCGCATCTGAAATTCTTCTTGAAGATCCTTAAGTGTTCCTTGCGCTCTTACTTCTCCGTTATGTAAAATAACAAATTTATCGCAGTAGCGTTCCGCGGTCGCCAAAATGTGTGTGGACATTAAAATACCTGCACCTTGCTTTTTCATATCCGTCATCAAATCAAGTAAAGATTGAATACCAAGCGGGTCCAAACCTAAAAAAGGTTCATCAATAATATAAAGAGACGGCTGAACCAAAAAGGCGCACATAATCATAACCTTCTGCTTCATTCCTTTTGAAAAATGCGCAGGGAACCATTTTAACTTCCGGTCTAAACGAAATTCTTTTAAAAGCGGCTGCAGACGGGCTTCATATGTTTGAGGCTCAAGTCCATAAGCCATAGCTGTCATATCTAAATGTTCTTTTAATGTTAATTCATCGTATAGCACAGGAGTTTCTGGAATAAAAGTAAACTGACTTCGATAACCTGTTGGGTCTTGTTGAAAGGTTTTATTATTAATGGATACACTTCCTTTTTTTGCTTCCATTAATCCAATAATATGTTTAATCGTTGTACTTTTGCCGGCTCCGTTTAAGCCGATTAACCCAACTAATTCACCTGCATTTACATCAAACGATACATCTTTTAAGACGGGAGTTTTTGTATATCCCCCTGTAATATTGTTAATTTGCAATAAAGAACCCATCACTATCTCCTTTTATTTGTTCTTTTTTGTCTACAAGCGCAAGTGCTATTTGCTCTATTGTACCAAATCTTTTTCTTCCTCACATCGTTTTCAGTTCTTTTCGGTTAATTTTTCCAGAATATAAACGAAATATCGGGACATTCTATATAGGGAAGAAGGAAAACAAGTTATTGATTACAACTAATCATTACAAAGCTTCTTACATTTGGGATGAGGTGTCTACAGCAGGCATATTTCAGAAAACCTTATTGTAAATCGATGTATGTTTGATTCATAAGGGGATGGTAGTCATGAACGTAGTAAGAATATATATAATGGGTAGACAATAATGTTCATTTATTACTGTGTAAATGAGGTGTTTGTCAAAGACCAAGAACGATTTCGTTCACATTGTATATTTTTTTAGCTCAATGCTTAAATGAGGTGTTTGTTAAAGAGAATATACTTTTTCAAGTTACTGTTTCATTAGGCAATGGAATTACGTAAATGAGGTGTTCCTTAAAGATCATATGCTGCATTAAAAGCTATTTTTTCCTTCTTCACATGACGGGATGCATAATCGTTTGCATCCCGTTTTTGTGTATAAAATACGAATGGCTATTTCTTGCCTGCTGATTGCATTTCTACTTTGTGGTAAAATAAACGTACATGTATACCCATACATTTATATTGGTAACGGAAGGTGAACATAATGAGCACACATGATGAAAACTGTATTTTTTGCAAAATTATTCGCGGTGAAATTCCAGGTGCAAAAGTATTTGAAAATGAACATGTATTAGCTTTTTTAGACATTAGTCAAGTAACAAAAGGTCATACGCTGGTGATTCCAAAAGTACATAAAAAAGACATTCACGAACTAACACCGGAAATTGCGCGCAATTTATTTGAAGTGGTTCCTCAAATCGCAAATGCAATTAAAGAAACATACAGCCCAATCGGCTTAAACATCTTAAATAATAACGGTGAAAAAGCTGGTCAATCGGTGTTTCATTATCATATGCACATTATTCCTCGCTACGGGGAAGGCGATGGCTTCGGTGCTGTATGGAAAGAACATACAAGCGAATACACGCCGGAAAAACTTCAGGAAATCTCTGGAAATATTTCTTCTCGCCTTTCTTGAAACAAAAAAAGCTTACACCCGTAAGCTTTTTTTGTTTTATCTATTCATTTGACACACGTTTAATCAGTTTATGATATAAAACATAATGCGGCCTCTCACTCATTATGAACGATTTTCCGCCTTAACTTCTAAATTCATACGCTCTTCAATCAATTTTGTTAATGCCCTTGATCCTTCAGGTACCAAATGGACACCGTCTGATGTAAAGTATTCAGGGTGCTTAGAAGCCTCTGAGTACCAATCAACGAGCGTGACGTGATCAAACTTTTCAGAAGCAGCTTTCAAGTTCTTGTTCACAGTGCTTTCCCAGGAACGAGGAACGCGCGTATTTACTAAGTAAACGTCCGCTTGTGAAAAAGCTTTTAACAGTTGTTCAAGTTCTTCATTCGTAAAATAGCCGTTTGTTCCTAACTCAATAATCACTGCACTGTTCGGATTATTAAATGCTTGATAACTAGGAGTTAGCTGCAGTGCTTCATTGAGCTGCCTTCCTACTTTTCCGTCAATCGTAATACTAAGCGGCATCTCTTTAAGATTAGGAGCAATATCCAGCATGACCGAGTCTCCAATCGCAAGAACATCTCTGTAAGAATTCGGCTGCTGCTTTTCTTTTGCATCTGATTTTTCTTCTCCAGAATTCTTTTCCGCGTTCTCTGCTTTTTTATTCTCCGCTTTGTTCTTATCTTTGACAGAAGTTGAAGCATTTTCTTTGTGATTCGTTTGAATTTTAACCTCTGTCTCTTTTGCTGCAGTCTCATCCTTTTGTTGCGTACTAATAGCAAAGCTTGTCATATCCGCTGTAAACAGTGCCAAAAAGAAAATGAGACTGCCCAAAACCGCTTGTCTCGAACGAGAGAGGTTACGCCATTTAAAAAGCTCTCTCGGGTGGTAGTGCCGGAAATAATAGCGAAAGCCGCGTGTGCGGATAGGCACCTCGATGTAACGGTACGAAAGTTCAGCAATGATAAATGTAATTCCTACTTGTAACAGCGCATGCCAATAGACCGGACGACCAATCTCGGATACAGGTGTTGTAAGAACAATAACAGGATAATGCCACAAATAGATGCCGTATGATCTAGTACCAAGCCACCGAAGCGGTTTAAACGACAGAGCTTTTCCTAAAAAACTACTAGGATGACTAATCGTTGCAACCAACAGAGCAGCGTTTAGACAAATCAGCAGCATTCCACCTTGATAAAGAAAAGATGCATGAGTATACTCATCAACGCTCCATACGCAGAGAATAAATACAAAGAAGCTCACCATACTTACTGCGTTTAATACTTGCTTGCCCGCAGCTGGAAGGTTTTTTGATGATAAACGATACATTGGCCAGACAAATGCGAGTAAACACCCGATTAAAAGGGCAAACAGCCGAGTATCGGTTCCATAATAAATGCGGCTAGGATCTCCTCCTGGCTCATATAAAAAAGACA
This genomic window contains:
- the hemE gene encoding uroporphyrinogen decarboxylase, whose amino-acid sequence is MSQGTFNDTFLKACRGEKTDHVPVWFMRQAGRSQPEYRKLKEKYSLFEITHQPELGAYVTRLPVEQYGVDAAILYKDIMSPLPSIGVDVEIKSGIGPVISNPIQSLSDVEKLGEITPEEDVPYVLDTIQLLTTEQLNVPLIGFAGAPFTVASYMIEGGPSKNYNKTKAFMYTEPKAWFALMDKLADMTITYVKAQIDAGAKAIQIFDSWVGALNVADYRYFIKPVMERIFTSLREKNVPLIMFGVGASHLAKEWHDLPLDVVGLDWRTQLDEARALGLTKTLQGNLDPAILLAPWEVIEERVTEILDKGMASPGYIFNLGHGVFPQVQPETLKRLTTFIHEYSANRQ
- a CDS encoding transglycosylase domain-containing protein — its product is MYKKGLYAIAALVGIFLLGLIGYIIILFLGNYVIDEKKIVMDSATRLVDENGDELTKLYVKNRDLVSIDKIPKHVQQAFISIEDVRFYEHHGIDFKSIGRALYRDILAGESVEGGSTLTQQLAKNVFLSNDKTLLRKTKEVVVAINLEQRYSKQKLLEMYLNQIYFGHGAYGIQAASKLYFNKEVSELTVEEGALLAALPKAPNSYSPILHPEKSIERRNVVLNAMQKAGYLSAEKNVRLQGRTLGLNIKERAKNPAYLTYIDMVIQEAEKKYSISSNELLRGGYTVKVPMSIKVQEAAYELMKENRYFPGTDNSAQGAFVLVDNKSGGVLSVMGGRDYVQKSLNRVNVKRQPGSTMKPIAVYGPALEEGQFKPYSLLQDKLRSYGGYTPKNVDGQYAKKVTMYDALKDSKNAAAVWTLNQLGVETSKQYLTKLGIPLEDKGLAIALGGLKEGITPLQLAGAYRAFAENGENIQPYFIQEIKDKDGKVIAKAVPDTHQAFSKQTAWYMTKMLQGVVREGTAQNGEFKGELAGKTGSTSYTNVKGATRDAWFVGYTPDVVGSVWMGYDSTNDQHYLTKGSSYPTLLFKDILTRAGYDEAAFQKPAGVKDLPKPIRLEQVKDLKQELTFHPFGLLTVNLSWTPSSDKRAVYYVYEKKGDKAEVIGKVKGKGTFEKEHVNLLDGPTYYVVPYNSQTKQKGKKSNEVTPALFQ
- a CDS encoding antibiotic biosynthesis monooxygenase family protein, yielding MKIFITYGTGPYLQKLIDEHPSERLLLLHKDDDQFALVHETDGDTIFKEGHAYEVLDASGDLADSGFAVLNNISVTDEGRPLFEQRFSQRARLIESEPGFSAIRVLRPLQNDTYIIFTGWKDESSFSDWQSSKAYNEAHKKRGTSEGVDQQPSIFSRPSYVTSYHVVK
- a CDS encoding phosphatase PAP2 family protein — translated: MVDSQTVSLYKKMVWMFGIAGLVFLGVLFAVSTDSFQGDYWLVSAIESSIILQSTSSVFHGLSFLASKVMIIVLLAVLIVFLFFKKDYIGMISAFLLILSGDIINKAVKDAVERGRPLEGIEGDSFPSSHAMMGILLYGLIIFFLTKHMNNQKLAKWYQRAITLIILLIGMSRILLREHFLTDVLAGYSLGLMWLIVGIFFYTLVYAYVKPSAEKEFPKGM
- a CDS encoding M20 family metallopeptidase, producing MNSKLHTLLEEKFDEMVQIRRYLHQYPEPSFKEFQTAAYIRSFYDKIGISYQASVGGNGIVANIQGGNPGPTVALRADFDALPIQDEKDVPYQSTVPGVMHACGHDGHTATLLVLAKALFEIRDSLCGKIVFIHQHAEEYAPGGAKSMIEDGCLDGVDAIFGTHLWSLTPTGVVQYRTGPIMAAADRFEITIKGAGGHGAQPHKTKDSIVIASQLVVNLQQIVSRRVNPIDSAVVSIGSFVAENAFNIIADSARLIGTVRTFNEDVRNDVEKEIERIVKGTCLTADASYELNYTRGYPSVVNHPEETAFLASVASQTDEVHTVEETEPHMTGEDFSYYLQHIKGTFFFTGAQPEGVDAPYPHHHPKFDFNEKAMLIAAKTLGTAAVEYLREHAPSKNSKNVIKAN
- a CDS encoding EcsC family protein, whose product is MNTYEEKVLQEAEHWKFSMLKRPSKFQRTAKSLQFKINEKIPVKVHMIMTESIKKMVETTLVGSDFTTKKRDVSGLSFEEKEKKILELIPKYKKTAAVEGAGTGAGGLLLGAADFPLLLSIKMKCLFDIAATYGFDVKEKEERIYMLYIFHLAFCSEDHRTKLLEVVENWEKKKEELLELDWKAFQQEYRDYIDVVKMFQLMPGIGAFVGAYANYQLLDHLTKVAMNVYRFRILSSSQK
- a CDS encoding ABC transporter permease, which translates into the protein MSKIDALWKQRFQQYLVDVRRYTKYILNDHIKLVLIFAIGGLAYYYQQWLSTLTPAFPSAVVIAILMGLILTMGQIQTFLKRPDLVFLLPLETKLQPYFKKSFWFTFTIQLYILLFATGAAAPLHVKVMHDSYSNVFVFFLLLLILKVVNLGMSWWAVWFEEKWAKWTDYIVRFFLNAVFTYFLFSHAYVFFTGIVAVIIIALAIYYRSLTKRKPIKWEKLIDLEEKRMGYFYRLANLFTDVPQVKERIKRRRYLDWLLTRIRFRQSATYHYLYTRTFLRSGDYLSLLVRLTVIGGFLIVAAPFQYGNIVVVLFVVYMTGFQLLPLWKQHKQILWLSLYPVEAKERKSAFLDVWKKALYVQIFVLAIVVAFSNIVAALLSTAAGAIFIQLFVKAYVNKKLT